In Planctomycetota bacterium, the DNA window GCCCGGACCGCACGCATGAGATAGGGCACCGCCGACCAGGCGGTCACGAGCGTGGTGGCCCAGGCAGCGGCGGCGATGGCCCAGGCAATGCCGCGGGGCTGCTCAATGGGCCAAATGGCCACGGCGAGCAGGCAGGCGGGGATTACTAGCGATTGCATGATCATTTTCAATTTGCCGCTCAGGCTCGCCGAGAAATCCACGCCCCGGGCCTCGAAGGCCCCGCGGATCGAGGTCACCAGCAGCTCGCGGCCCAGGATGACCACGACCATCCAGCCCGTGAAGCCTGCGGCGGGCGCTCCGGCGGGCCCGGCGGCGAAGGCCGGCCCGGCGAGCATCACCAGGGTGCCAAGCACCAGCAGCTTGTCGGCAAGGGGGTCCATGACGCGGCCGAGGATGGTCACGGCGTTCCACCGGCGGGCAAGAAAGCCGTCGAGGGCGTCGGTGGCCGCCGCAATGGCGAAGAGCGTCGCCGCGGTGAGCAGATCGGTGCGCGGGCCCACGGCGACGCCCACCGGGTCGGCGTCGGCCAGGAGCGCGACGACGGTGGCCGCCAGCGCCAGCCGCAGGATGGTCAGGGCATTGGGGATGTTCTGGCGTGGCCCCGTGGCCGCGGGCTGCTGCACGCCGCAGCGTAGCCGCGGCGCGGGGCGACCCGGACCGCCGCCGGAGCGTGTGCGCCACCACGCTGGACGCTGTTGGACGCTGGCTCTATCGTCAGCCCTTATTCGCGGATCGGAGGCTCCCGACTGCGGGCGTGACGCGCTCGCCCGATGGTCGGCACTCGGCCCGCGCTGTCCGAGGCGGTGTCGAACGTGATCAGCCCCGTGTTGCTCTACCTCGCACTAGCGATCGGCGGCGTGGGCGTTGCCATCTCCATCCCGAGGAAGCGATACCAGGCCCAGCTGATCGGCGGCATCGTGGCGGCCACGGGCGTCGGCCTGCTGATCCTGCCGCTGGGCTTCACGAGCCTGGCGCGCGAGGACGGCCTGCCCAACCCCTTCTTCCACGTGTTCGCGATCATCGCGCTGGGCTCGTGCCTGCAGGTCATCACCCACCGCCGCCCGGTGTACGCGGTGCTCTACTTCGTGCTGAGCATCCTGGCGAGCGCGGGGCTCTACGTGCTGCTGGCGGCGGAGTTCATGGCGCTGGCGCTCGTGGCGATCTACGCGGGGGCCATCCTGATCACCTACGTCTTCGTGATCATGCTGGCCACCCAGCAGCCCACCGAGGACGACCTCGACGCCCTGGCGGAGTACGACGCGGTGGGCCGCGGCCCGCTGACGGCGACCATCGCGAGCTTCGCGCTGCTGGCGGCCTTGACCACCATGCTCTTCCGCGGCATCGATGAGCTCCCCGAGCCCTCGGCGGTCGACCAGATCGCCGTGCTGGACCGCATCCCGGGCCGCGTGGAGCGGGTGCTGGAACGCGAGGAGCTGATCCAGTCGGGCGACCGCGTGCTGAGCGTGGCGGCCGTCGCGGGCGAGCCACGGGCGATCGTGGAGACCAGCGGCGGGGGCACACGCCAGGTCGCCCTGCCGGCCGACCTGGCGCCGTACAACAGCGAGGCGCTGGGCTTCAACCTGCTGGCGGACTATCCAGGCACGATCGAGATCGCGGGCGTGCTGCTGCTGATGGCGATGGTGGGTGCCGTGGTACTGGCCCGCAAGTTCGCGCAGATCGACGAGGAGGAGAAGGCGGCGGCGGCGATGGCGGCGAGCGATCGCCTCGGTGGCGCGGGGGGCGGCAACGATGCCTGACGCACTCCTGCACGCCTCGACGCTGCTGGGCCAGGCGGCCTTCCCCGAGCCCATGGCGGCCTCGCACCTGGCCCACTACCTGGTGGTCTCGGCGGCGATGTTCGCGCTGGGCGTCGTCGGCTTCCTGACGCGCCGCAACCTGATCATCATGTTCCTGTGCACGGAGATGATGTTCCAGGCCGCTGGCATCGCGCTGATCGCCTTTAGCCGCTACCACCTCAACCACGACGGCCAGACGTTCGTGATCTTCGTGCTCACGGTGGCGGCGGCCGAGGCGGCCCTGGCGCTCGCGCTGGTCGTATTCCTGTTCCGCAAGCGGGACT includes these proteins:
- a CDS encoding CDP-alcohol phosphatidyltransferase family protein, which encodes MQQPAATGPRQNIPNALTILRLALAATVVALLADADPVGVAVGPRTDLLTAATLFAIAAATDALDGFLARRWNAVTILGRVMDPLADKLLVLGTLVMLAGPAFAAGPAGAPAAGFTGWMVVVILGRELLVTSIRGAFEARGVDFSASLSGKLKMIMQSLVIPACLLAVAIWPIEQPRGIAWAIAAAAWATTLVTAWSAVPYLMRAVRASSEAGAGDVDAEAPG
- a CDS encoding NADH-quinone oxidoreductase subunit J — protein: MISPVLLYLALAIGGVGVAISIPRKRYQAQLIGGIVAATGVGLLILPLGFTSLAREDGLPNPFFHVFAIIALGSCLQVITHRRPVYAVLYFVLSILASAGLYVLLAAEFMALALVAIYAGAILITYVFVIMLATQQPTEDDLDALAEYDAVGRGPLTATIASFALLAALTTMLFRGIDELPEPSAVDQIAVLDRIPGRVERVLEREELIQSGDRVLSVAAVAGEPRAIVETSGGGTRQVALPADLAPYNSEALGFNLLADYPGTIEIAGVLLLMAMVGAVVLARKFAQIDEEEKAAAAMAASDRLGGAGGGNDA
- the nuoK gene encoding NADH-quinone oxidoreductase subunit NuoK, producing MPDALLHASTLLGQAAFPEPMAASHLAHYLVVSAAMFALGVVGFLTRRNLIIMFLCTEMMFQAAGIALIAFSRYHLNHDGQTFVIFVLTVAAAEAALALALVVFLFRKRDSLSAEAWSELKG